A stretch of Henckelia pumila isolate YLH828 chromosome 4, ASM3356847v2, whole genome shotgun sequence DNA encodes these proteins:
- the LOC140862576 gene encoding uncharacterized protein: MEILEFVLDGRARLWWDAKAAHARTEKGCVTWEDFCQQFQKLYFPQAVRQTRSMEFLMLRQGAMTIDEYQQRFINLLPYSPYINESDASKYDLFLQGLNQDIYSQVVVCDDPTSYETLVNRFRQVDKNNRRAQLMMSGHPGGFLGPRAQYFVHSGSTSASNTTFSSTRGSRGMFRFGKNKKYDRCTHYVGKHSTTTCRRASGACYICGQQGHLRRDCPSRMGAASGSV; this comes from the coding sequence atggagattCTAGAGTTTGTTCTAGATGGACGTGCACGATTATGGTGGGACGCAAAAGCAGCACATGCTCGTACTGAGAAGGGTTGTGTGACGTGGGAAGATTTTTGccagcagtttcagaaattatattttccacAAGCAGTTCGCCAgacacgatctatggagtttctTATGCTGAGGCAGGGAGCTAtgactattgatgagtatcagcaacGATTCATTAATCTGCTACCTTACAGTCCCTATATCAATGaaagtgatgcgtccaagtatgatctATTTCTGCAAGGTCTTAATCAGGATATCTATTCACAGGTTGTTgtttgtgatgatccgacatcataTGAAACTCTGGTTAATCGGTTCCGTCAAGTGGATAAAAATAATAGGCGGGCACAGCTGATGATGTCAGGACATCCTGGTGGATTTCTTGGGCCTAGAGCTCAATATTTTGTGCATTCTGGATCTACTTCTGCTTCTAATACTACTTTTTCCAGtactcgtggttcacgaggtatgtttcgGTTTGGGAAAAATAAGAAATATGATCGTTGTACTCACTATGTTGGGAAGCATTCTACTACAACATGTCGGAGAGCatctggtgcttgttatatttgcggccAACAAGggcatctgcggagagattgtcctagtCGTATGGGAGCTGCCAGTGGATCGGTATGA